A region from the Bacillus sp. (in: firmicutes) genome encodes:
- a CDS encoding NAD-binding protein, producing MTIFLRLWNKLMKLEFLSIFLLSLLIILIGTVFIHVLEPEDFPTYFEGFWWTMTTLTTVGYGDYSPTTVSGRLLGIFLFVFGIGLIGVLIGKIVDAFTSYSKLKTEGKLMYKKENHYIYIGWSNRTKKTIMEVLTYDPDVEIVLIDDLPKTPIEHHKVHFIQGDPSDEEVLLKANILKAKRVAIFADTRINNPLLADGKSLLIASAVEALSEKHGQNIHTVVEVCEEKHIPKFKHIQIDDFILSNDSISLLMAKATLHPGTTGLFRQLLSKTYGSNIHELHPKKEWKTYEEAYQSLFEHGAVLVSVNDKMDFAQTPKHPLTENDLLYIVCKDEVFNAISSK from the coding sequence ATGACGATCTTTTTACGACTTTGGAACAAACTCATGAAACTTGAATTTTTATCCATCTTTTTGCTTTCACTTTTGATCATTCTGATTGGTACGGTATTCATTCATGTATTAGAACCGGAGGACTTTCCAACATATTTTGAAGGATTTTGGTGGACCATGACGACATTAACTACCGTCGGTTATGGCGATTATTCACCTACGACGGTCTCTGGTAGACTTCTTGGTATTTTTTTATTTGTCTTTGGTATTGGTTTAATTGGGGTTTTAATTGGAAAAATCGTCGATGCTTTTACATCTTACTCAAAATTGAAAACGGAGGGAAAACTTATGTATAAAAAGGAGAACCACTACATCTACATCGGCTGGTCAAATCGGACGAAAAAAACCATTATGGAAGTATTAACCTATGATCCAGACGTAGAAATCGTTCTAATCGACGACTTACCTAAAACCCCCATCGAACATCACAAAGTCCATTTTATTCAAGGAGATCCGTCCGATGAAGAAGTGTTGTTAAAAGCGAATATTTTAAAAGCGAAGCGAGTGGCCATTTTTGCAGATACGCGGATAAATAATCCGTTGTTAGCGGACGGAAAATCGTTGTTAATTGCTTCCGCAGTCGAAGCTCTTTCGGAAAAACATGGGCAAAATATACATACCGTCGTAGAAGTTTGTGAGGAAAAGCATATACCGAAATTTAAACATATTCAAATTGATGACTTTATCTTATCGAACGACTCCATTTCCTTATTAATGGCGAAGGCAACCCTTCATCCGGGAACAACTGGTTTATTCCGACAGTTGTTAAGTAAAACCTATGGCAGCAATATTCACGAGTTACACCCAAAAAAAGAATGGAAGACATATGAAGAGGCGTACCAATCGTTATTCGAGCACGGAGCAGTTCTCGTTTCCGTCAATGACAAAATGGATTTTGCCCAAACCCCTAAACACCCATTAACCGAAAACGATTTGCTGTATATCGTTTGTAAAGATGAGGTGTTTAACGCCATTT
- a CDS encoding glutathionylspermidine synthase family protein: protein MVLTPFQQKRRTFYKQIPYFWPNLYNEEYALYDVKVETQEQIERIRDAAQKVWSIFAKTAPVLRRLEDETLLQLGFPKATVPFLKLHSIPMNCVIGRFDFVVNGPDIKLLEFNADTPTFIKETFFVNGKVCQEFGVQNPNEGCEQLLAHTVRKAIRMAWKRLKLNHPPKIVFTSHDDHEEDYLTTRYLMEIAKVEAKYVSLSDLRLLPQQIMDGETIVQEAGVFTPNGEKIDILYRQTYPIEHLIDDRDPYTGEPVGQMLLEFVQNNKLMILNPVSSFLLQSKAVMALIWGLYEERHPIFTENERKVIETYFLPTYLDKDVFVEEEIPFVKKPAFGREGDTVVIYLPGGEKWIEDKQKTYTDSLPVFQQYIPLPTHTIQTEKGEQTAHIMYGCFILNGQPSAIGIRAGGPITDNASYFLPIGFK, encoded by the coding sequence ATGGTTCTCACCCCTTTTCAGCAAAAACGTCGTACCTTTTATAAACAAATTCCCTATTTTTGGCCGAATTTATACAACGAAGAATATGCTTTATACGATGTGAAAGTGGAGACGCAAGAGCAAATTGAAAGGATTCGGGATGCTGCTCAGAAGGTATGGTCAATTTTTGCGAAAACAGCTCCTGTTTTAAGACGATTAGAAGACGAGACACTTCTTCAACTAGGGTTTCCAAAAGCAACCGTTCCCTTTTTAAAATTGCACTCTATTCCGATGAATTGTGTTATTGGTCGTTTTGACTTTGTCGTTAACGGTCCTGACATCAAATTACTCGAGTTTAACGCCGATACGCCGACGTTTATTAAGGAAACGTTTTTCGTTAACGGAAAAGTATGTCAGGAATTTGGTGTCCAAAACCCGAATGAAGGCTGTGAGCAACTGCTGGCTCACACCGTTCGAAAAGCGATTCGAATGGCATGGAAACGATTAAAATTGAACCACCCTCCGAAGATTGTGTTTACGTCCCACGATGACCATGAAGAAGATTATTTAACGACTCGATATTTAATGGAAATAGCGAAAGTGGAAGCGAAATATGTGAGCTTATCTGATCTACGGCTGTTACCTCAACAGATCATGGATGGAGAAACGATCGTCCAAGAAGCAGGAGTTTTTACACCGAATGGGGAAAAAATTGATATATTGTATCGCCAAACGTACCCGATTGAGCATCTAATCGATGACCGCGACCCATATACGGGAGAACCTGTCGGACAAATGCTTCTCGAATTCGTCCAAAATAACAAACTGATGATTTTAAATCCTGTTTCTTCGTTTTTACTACAATCAAAGGCAGTGATGGCCTTAATTTGGGGGCTGTACGAAGAGCGACATCCCATTTTTACGGAAAATGAACGAAAAGTCATAGAAACGTATTTTCTACCCACATATTTAGACAAAGACGTATTTGTCGAAGAAGAAATTCCTTTTGTCAAAAAACCAGCTTTTGGACGAGAAGGCGACACAGTGGTTATTTATCTACCGGGCGGAGAGAAATGGATAGAAGATAAGCAAAAAACGTATACCGATTCTCTTCCCGTATTTCAGCAGTACATCCCTTTACCGACCCATACGATTCAAACTGAAAAAGGAGAACAAACGGCTCATATTATGTACGGGTGTTTTATCCTCAACGGACAACCAAGCGCAATTGGCATTCGTGCGGGTGGCCCCATCACCGATAATGCATCGTACTTTTTACCAATAGGTTTTAAATAA
- a CDS encoding DUF350 domain-containing protein, whose protein sequence is MDELITLSSFGNFLAHVGVGLFLLLLGIIVFSLTTKFSERELIKQGNLAVALKLWGKGLGLAIVIFTVWASSVSLLDAFIWGLVGIVTQVVSYYIIEYILTPKTNLAKKVEEGNTAIGFSLFSASIAVGLIVAASLTY, encoded by the coding sequence ATGGATGAACTGATTACGTTATCATCATTTGGAAACTTTTTAGCACACGTAGGGGTTGGACTGTTCTTATTGCTGTTAGGAATTATCGTTTTTTCTTTGACGACCAAGTTTTCCGAACGGGAATTAATTAAACAAGGAAACTTAGCGGTGGCTCTCAAACTATGGGGAAAAGGACTAGGATTAGCGATTGTCATTTTTACCGTCTGGGCTAGCAGTGTCAGCTTACTCGATGCATTTATTTGGGGACTTGTCGGTATTGTGACTCAAGTCGTTTCCTACTATATCATCGAATACATCCTTACTCCTAAAACAAACTTAGCGAAAAAAGTAGAAGAAGGAAACACCGCCATCGGTTTCAGTCTATTTTCCGCTAGTATCGCTGTTGGCTTAATCGTCGCTGCCAGCTTAACTTATTAA
- a CDS encoding cupin, whose amino-acid sequence MEFYRFDKEIGKKISKFNSDFIMSRIIKTEKPAHIGCMYLEANGTIGYHQAVVPQLLLIMNGEGYVRGEKEEYFKVQAGDAVFWEKDEWHETKSNSGLTAIVIESEELNPSSIMTLKK is encoded by the coding sequence ATGGAGTTTTATAGATTTGATAAAGAGATTGGTAAGAAAATTTCAAAATTTAATTCAGATTTTATAATGTCGCGTATTATTAAGACTGAAAAACCAGCTCATATTGGGTGTATGTATTTAGAAGCAAACGGTACCATAGGATATCATCAAGCTGTTGTTCCTCAACTACTCCTTATTATGAATGGAGAGGGTTATGTGAGGGGTGAAAAAGAAGAATATTTTAAAGTTCAAGCTGGAGATGCGGTATTTTGGGAGAAAGATGAGTGGCACGAAACAAAATCGAATAGTGGATTAACTGCTATTGTCATTGAAAGTGAAGAATTAAACCCCTCATCTATTATGACTTTAAAGAAATAA
- a CDS encoding GNAT family N-acetyltransferase: MGEKDGIPKPNIERINEIRNLFLKESEENNLGFRVAVDENGNIVACAGGLIRMEYANPLSEEQTPFGWVICVYTIKNHRRKGLASQLVTEVCSWLKKRGAKRARLWASSQGRRIYERIGFSPMLDMEKVL; this comes from the coding sequence ATGGGGGAAAAGGATGGTATACCAAAACCAAACATAGAACGTATTAACGAAATTAGAAATTTATTTCTTAAGGAGAGTGAAGAGAATAATCTAGGTTTCAGGGTTGCAGTTGATGAGAATGGAAATATTGTAGCATGTGCAGGGGGACTTATTAGAATGGAGTATGCGAATCCACTAAGTGAAGAACAAACCCCTTTTGGTTGGGTAATTTGTGTTTATACAATTAAAAATCACCGAAGAAAAGGACTAGCTTCTCAATTGGTGACAGAAGTCTGTTCTTGGCTAAAAAAGCGGGGAGCAAAAAGGGCTAGACTATGGGCAAGTTCACAGGGGAGGAGAATCTATGAACGTATTGGATTTTCCCCCATGCTGGATATGGAAAAAGTATTGTAA